A single Saccopteryx bilineata isolate mSacBil1 chromosome 9, mSacBil1_pri_phased_curated, whole genome shotgun sequence DNA region contains:
- the SBSN gene encoding suprabasin, whose amino-acid sequence MHLASLVSSCSFLLLLGVLPGWAAKDDPIEKVIEGINRGLSNAEREVGKALEGINNGITQAGREVEKVFNGLSNMGTQAGKELDKGLNHGLDKLAHGINNGIGQPGKEAEKLAHGVNNAAGQVGKEADKVIQGVHHGVNQAGSEAGRFGQGLHHAAGQAGNEAGRFGQGLHHAAGQAGNEAGRFGQGLHHAAGQAGNEAGRFGQGIHHAAGQAGNEAGRFGQGIHHAAGQAGKELDKFGQGIHHAAGQAGKEIDKFGQGIHHAAGQAGKEADKFGHGIHHGLNEAWKEGETFGQGVHHAAGQAGKEAEKFGHGIHHGIDEAWKEAEKLGHGVHHAVGQAGKGDKIVQGIHHGVNQAGKEVEPFGRDIHYAAEQAGKEGDRIVQGVHPGVNQAGKEVKPFGQGVHYAAGQAGKEADGIVQGVHPGVNQAGKEVEHFGQGVHYAAGQAGKEADKIVQGVHPGVNQAGKEVEHFGQGVHHAVEQAGKEADKVVHGVYDGVNQAGKEAEKFGQGVNHAAGQAGKEAEKLGQGVHHAAGQAGKELDRLQQNVHNGVNQDGKEANQLLNGGHPGGSTGHHGGGATTTLTSGASVNKPFINFSALWRSVANIIP is encoded by the exons ATGCATCTTGCCAGTTTGGtcagttcctgctccttcctaCTGCTACTGGGGGTCCTGCCTGGATGGGCTGCCAAGGATGACCCCATTGAGAAGGTCATTGAAGGAATCAACCGAGGCCTGAGCAATGCAGAAAGAGAGGTGGGCAAGGCCCTGGAAGGCATCAATAATGGAATCACTCAAGCTGGAAGGGAAGTGGAGAAAGTTTTTAACGGACTTAGCAACATGGGGACCCAGGCCGGCAAGGAGCTGGACAAGGGGCTCAACCACGGCTTGGACAAGTTAGCCCATGGGATCAACAATGGCATCGGACAACcaggaaaggaagcagagaagCTTGCCCATGGGGTCAACAACGCTGCTGGACAGGTTGGGAAGGAGGCAGACAAAGTGATTCAGGGGGTCCATCATGGGGTCAACCAGGCGGGAAGTGAGGCAGGAAGATTTGGCCAGGGGCTCCACCATGCTGCTGGGCAGGCTGGGAATGAGGCGGGGAGGTTTGGCCAGGGGCTCCACCATGCTGCTGGGCAGGCTGGGAATGAGGCGGGGAGGTTTGGCCAGGGGCTCCACCATGCTGCTGGGCAGGCTGGGAATGAGGCGGGGAGGTTTGGTCAGGGGATCCACCATGCTGCTGGGCAGGCTGGGAATGAGGCGGGGAGGTTTGGCCAGGGGATCCACCATGCTGCTGGGCAGGCTGGGAAGGAGTTAGACAAGTTTGGTCAGGGGATCCACCATGCTGCTGGGCAGGCTGGGAAGGAGATAGACAAGTTTGGTCAGGGGATCCACCATGCCGCTGGGCAGGCTGGGAAGGAGGCCGACAAGTTTGGCCATGGAATTCACCATGGGCTTAATGAGGCCTGGAAGGAAGGAGAGACGTTTGGTCAGGGGGTCCACCATGCCGCTGGGCAGgctgggaaggaggcagagaagtTTGGTCATGGGATTCACCACGGGATTGATGAGGCCTGGAAGGAAGCAGAGAAGTTGGGTCACGGAGTCCACCATGCTGTTGGGCAGGCTGGGAAAGGAGATAAAATAGTCCAAGGGATCCATCATGGAGTCAACCAGGCTGGGAAGGAGGTGGAGCCGTTTGGCCGGGATATTCACTATGCTGCAGAGCAGGCTggaaaagagggagacagaataGTCCAAGGTGTCCATCCTGGGGTCAACCAGGCTGGGAAGGAGGTGAAGCCATTTGGACAGGGTGTTCACTATGCTGCAGGGCAGGCTGGAAAGGAGGCAGACGGAATAGTCCAAGGTGTCCATCCTGGGGTCAACCAGGCTGGGAAGGAGGTGGAGCATTTTGGCCAGGGAGTGCACTATGCTGCAGGGCAGGCTGGAAAGGAGGCAGACAAAATAGTCCAAGGTGTCCATCCTGGGGTCAACCAGGCTGGGAAGGAGGTGGAGCATTTTGGCCAGGGAGTTCACCATGCCGTTGAACAGGCCGGAAAGGAGGCAGACAAAGTGGTCCATGGGGTCTACGATGGGGTCAACCAGGCcgggaaggaggcagagaaattTGGCCAAGGGGTCAACCACGCTGCTGGCCAGGCTGGAAAGGAAGCGGAGAAACTTGGCCAAGGTGTCCACCATGCTGCTGGCCAGGCCGGGAAGGAGTTGGACAGGTTGCAGCAGAATGTTCATAATGGGGTCAACCAAGACGGCAAGGAGGCCAACCAGCTGCTGAAT GGCGGTCATCCAGGCGGATCCACCGGCCATCACGGAGGGGGCGCAACCACAACATTAACATCTGGA GCTTCGGTCAACAAGCCCTTCATCAACTTTTCAGCTCTGTGGAGG
- the GAPDHS gene encoding glyceraldehyde-3-phosphate dehydrogenase, testis-specific codes for MSKRDIVLTNVTVVQLLRQPCPVIRAPPPPEPKVEAPPPPPPPPQPIKAESPPPPPPPPPPPKKVPMERVLTVGINGFGRIGRLVLRACMAKGVKVVAVNDPFIDPEYMVYMFKYDSTHGRYKGTVEYKNGQLVVDNQEIRVFQSKQPRDIPWKSVGSPFVVESTGVYLSLEEASNHIEAGASRVVISAPSPDAPMFVMGVNEKDYNPGSMKIVSNASCTTNCLAPLAKVIHERFGIVEGLMTTVHSYTATQKTVDGPSKKAWRDGRGAHQNIIPASTGAAKAVGKVIPDLKGKLTGMAFRVPTADVSVVDLTCRLAQPTPYSAIKDAIRAAAKGPMAGILAYTEDEVVSTDFVSDTHSSIFDAKAGIALNDNFVKLISWYDNEYGYSHRVVDLLCYMFSRDK; via the exons ATGTCGAAACGCGATATCGTCCTCACCAATGTCACCGTTGTCCAGCTGCTTCGACAGCCGTGCCCCG TGATCAGAGCCCCACCCCCGCCAGAGCCAAAAGTTGAagcaccaccaccgccaccgccaccgccacaGCCTATCAAGGCGGaatccccacctcccccacctccgcCACCTCCTCCACCTAAGAAGGTTCCTATGGAACGGGTACTGACTGTTGGCATCAATGG ATTTGGACGCATCGGTCGCCTGGTGCTGCGCGCCTGCATGGCGAAAGGCGTTAAGGTGGTCGCAGTGAATGATCCATTCATTGACCCAGAATACATG GTGTACATGTTTAAGTATGACTCCACCCATGGCCGATACAAAGGGACTGTGGAATACAAGAATGGACAGCTGGTCGTGGATAACCAGGAGATCCGTGTCTTCCAGAG CAAGCAGCCCAGAGATATCCCCTGGAAGTCTGTCGGGAGCCCCTTTGTGGTGGAGTCCACAGGCGTGTACCTGTCCTTAGAGGAAGCTTCT AACCACATTGAGGCAGGTGCCTCACGTGTAGTCATCTCTGCACCCTCACCAGATGCACCTATGTTTGTCATGGGGGTGAATGAAAAGGACTATAACCCTGGCTCAATGAAAATTGTCAG CAATGCATCCTGCACCACCAACTGCCTGGCCCCTCTTGCCAAGGTCATTCATGAGCGATTTGGGATCGTGGAAGGACTGATG ACCACAGTCCATTCATACACGGCCACCCAGAAGACAGTGGATGGGCCATCAAAGAAGGCCTGGAGAGACGGACGGGGAGCCCACCAGAACATCATCCCAGCCTCTACAGGGGCTGCCAAGGCTGTGGGCAAAGTCATCCCAGACCTCAAAGG GAAGCTGACAGGAATGGCGTTCCGGGTGCCAACCGCAGATGTGTCTGTTGTGGACCTGACCTGCCGCCTGGCCCAGCCTACCCCATATTCAGCCATCAAGGACGCCATAAGAGCGGCAGCCAAGGGGCCCATGGCTGGCATCCTTGCCTATACTGAGGATGAG GTTGTCTCTACGGACTTCGTCAGCGATACCCACTCGTCCATCTTCGATGCTAAAGCCGGCATCGCGCTCAACGACAACTTCGTGAAGCTCATTTCTTG GTACGACAACGAATACGGCTATAGTCACCGGGTGGTGGACCTCCTCTGTTATATGTTTAGTCGTGACAAGTGA
- the TMEM147 gene encoding BOS complex subunit TMEM147 gives MTLFHFGNCFALAYFPYFITYKCSGLSEYNAFWKCVQAGVTYLFVQLCKMLFLATFFPTWEGGIYDFIGEFMKASVDVADLVGLNLVMSRNAGKGEYKIMVAAMGWATAELIMSRCIPLWVGARGIEFDWKYIQMSIDSNISLVHYIVTSAQVWMITRYDLYHTFRPAVLLLMFLSVYKAFVMETIVHLCSLGSWMALLARAVVTGLLALSTLALYVAVVNVHS, from the exons ATGACCTTGTTTCACTTTGGGAACTGCTTCGCCCTGGCCTACTTCCCCTACTTCATCACCTACAAGTGCAGCGGCCT GTCCGAGTACAACGCCTTCTGGAAGTGTGTCCAGGCTGGAGTCACCTACCTCTTCGTTCAGCTGTGCAAG ATGTTGTTCCTGGCCACTTTCTTTCCCACTTGGGAAGGCGGCATCTATGACTTCATTGGG GAATTCATGAAGGCCAGCGTGGATGTGGCAGACCTAGTAGGCCTAAACCTTGTCATGTCCCGAAATGCCGGCAAAGGGGAGTACAAGATCATGGTTGCTGCCATGGGCTGGGCCACCGCGGAGCTCATTATGTCCCG TTGCATCCCACTCTGGGTTGGAGCCCGGGGCATTGAATTTGACTGGAAATACATTCAGATGAGCATTGACTCCAACATCAGTCTG GTTCATTACATCGTCACATCTGCCCAAGTGTGGATGATAACCCGCTATGACCTCTACCACACTTTCCGGCCGGCTGTCCTCCTGCTGATGTTCCTCAGCGTCTATAAGGCCTTTGTCATGGA GACCATCGTCCACCTTTGTTCCCTGGGCAGCTGGATGGCACTTCTGGCCCGAGCAGTAGTGACTGGGCTGCTagccctcagcaccctggccttgTATGTCGCCGTTGTCAACGTACACTCCTAG